A part of Verrucomicrobiota bacterium genomic DNA contains:
- a CDS encoding M42 family metallopeptidase, which translates to MKSTAKNSPDVLGAPYAFLKKLLNTPSPSGFETKGQKVWVDYVSQFADSVEIDSYGNAYATLNPGSGKGDPTILISGHVDELGLMVSHITEEGFLYFKGIGGVDKGLIRGQRVTVHGAKGSVPGVTGLLAIHLQEPDDRNKVPEIHAMHIDIGASSRKEAEKLVSIGDAVTYSAEFQELAGGRFAARGCDNRIGAWAAAEGLRLASLKKKNLQAKLVAVSTIQEENGLYGASMAGYTVHPNVALVVDVTHATDIPNCSKTKHGEVVMGKGPVISLGSVNHPVVNARLRKVGEHSKIPLQVEVNPRWSGTDADAIFKQKGGIPAVSIGVPNRYMHSPVEMIQYSDLKQTAELLTAFALDAKKGERFGVKL; encoded by the coding sequence ATGAAATCCACTGCTAAAAACTCACCCGACGTCCTCGGGGCTCCCTATGCCTTTCTTAAGAAACTGCTCAATACACCCTCCCCCTCGGGTTTCGAAACCAAAGGGCAGAAGGTCTGGGTGGATTACGTGAGCCAGTTTGCAGATTCGGTGGAGATCGATTCCTACGGCAATGCCTACGCTACGCTGAATCCAGGCTCAGGGAAGGGAGATCCAACGATCCTGATCAGCGGCCATGTCGATGAGCTGGGACTGATGGTCTCGCACATCACGGAGGAAGGGTTTCTCTACTTCAAGGGCATCGGCGGCGTGGACAAAGGATTGATCCGAGGCCAACGCGTCACGGTTCACGGCGCAAAGGGTTCCGTGCCGGGAGTTACCGGACTTCTCGCCATCCATCTTCAGGAGCCCGATGACCGCAATAAGGTTCCCGAAATACACGCCATGCACATCGACATCGGCGCCTCCTCACGAAAAGAGGCAGAGAAACTTGTCTCCATCGGCGATGCCGTCACCTACTCGGCGGAGTTCCAGGAATTGGCGGGAGGACGCTTCGCGGCACGAGGTTGCGACAACAGGATCGGAGCCTGGGCCGCAGCCGAAGGTCTGCGCCTTGCCTCGCTGAAAAAGAAAAATCTCCAAGCAAAGCTTGTCGCCGTTTCCACAATCCAAGAGGAGAACGGTCTCTACGGAGCCTCCATGGCAGGCTACACCGTCCATCCCAATGTGGCTCTCGTGGTTGATGTGACCCATGCCACCGACATTCCCAATTGCTCCAAGACAAAGCACGGGGAGGTCGTGATGGGTAAGGGGCCCGTGATCAGTCTTGGAAGCGTGAATCATCCCGTCGTGAACGCACGGCTCCGCAAGGTGGGGGAACACTCCAAAATCCCACTGCAAGTAGAGGTGAACCCGCGGTGGAGTGGCACCGATGCAGACGCGATCTTCAAGCAGAAGGGAGGCATCCCAGCCGTCTCCATCGGCGTCCCGAACCGTTATATGCATTCCCCTGTGGAGATGATCCAGTATTCGGACCTCAA
- a CDS encoding HAD family hydrolase — MAIRALLFDLDDTLAVDEAVSHETFAHVAAVASARFEAEPTRFATDSMAIARSLWAEGGSRPFCRSIGISAFECLWGGFAGDSPELTALRDWATAYRVEVFAKSLTAQGRIASEDAAVMLSLEFAATRRARQRLLPGARELMTELATFYKLALLTNGAPDLQREKIAASGLESFFQAIVVSGEHGIGKPKPEIFHHLLSELGVSPDEAVMVGNSLERDIAGARNAGIRSIWIRVPGSEEQAEVTPDHTITNLAEIPAILKELV; from the coding sequence ATGGCAATTCGCGCCCTTCTCTTTGATCTGGATGATACGCTGGCCGTCGACGAGGCGGTCTCTCACGAAACCTTTGCCCATGTCGCGGCTGTGGCCTCCGCTCGTTTCGAAGCCGAACCCACACGTTTTGCGACCGACTCCATGGCGATCGCACGATCACTCTGGGCAGAGGGAGGGAGCCGTCCTTTCTGTCGCTCGATTGGGATTAGCGCCTTCGAGTGTCTCTGGGGAGGCTTCGCCGGCGATTCCCCAGAGCTGACGGCGTTGAGGGATTGGGCGACCGCTTACCGTGTCGAGGTGTTTGCTAAGTCACTCACCGCCCAAGGAAGGATTGCCTCGGAGGATGCCGCCGTGATGCTTTCCCTGGAATTTGCTGCCACCCGCCGAGCCCGTCAGCGGTTGCTGCCGGGTGCACGCGAACTGATGACTGAGCTCGCTACTTTCTACAAGCTCGCCCTCCTGACCAATGGCGCCCCCGATCTGCAGCGCGAGAAGATCGCTGCCTCGGGGCTGGAATCCTTTTTCCAGGCCATCGTGGTCTCCGGCGAGCATGGCATTGGAAAGCCTAAGCCCGAAATTTTTCATCACCTGCTTAGCGAACTCGGGGTTTCACCCGACGAGGCGGTGATGGTCGGCAATAGCCTGGAGCGCGATATTGCCGGAGCCCGAAACGCGGGCATCCGCTCGATCTGGATCCGGGTTCCCGGTTCCGAGGAGCAGGCGGAGGTCACTCCGGACCACACCATCACGAACCTTGCGGAAATTCCGGCAATTTTAAAAGAACTCGTCTAG
- the bamA gene encoding outer membrane protein assembly factor BamA → MKFLRLFWFARLLVVTILVFLPGARLDAQVPGQAPLIQEINVQFVGPTTLSKQRVLDNLATKPGALYNDRLVEEDIKSLYATGQVSNARIFAEPTSGGLKVTVLLQGRATVGEVIIEGAEAIPNTKIRKEIATKPGEPLSDERLNDDRQKILKLYEDKNYTDVKVDTKSTELPDKKMKVAFLINEGPKLVIRRISFTGNDSVLPKDLMKVMKTKTANLLSFLTKAGRLTPSQMDEDKEAIRALYQNKGFADMRISDVQTTPLLNGKGVDLVISISEGTQYRVNKLAIDGATIVAPADLVRYLKMRTGSLYTPEGMGADLKKIRDYYGSRGYVDMVAQPQITPAGQGQIDLTYRVDEGVQSYVNLINVQGNTKTKDKVIRRELAVQPGGIFDTTLVDVSKTRLMNLNYFSKVDTVPVDTLVPGRKDLDVIVEEKKTGSFNFGAGFSSIDSLVGFAEMQQSNFDLFNWPNFTGAGQRFRIRGQYGLQRQDFTLSLTEPWFMGYKVSVGGEFYYHAATFLSPVYSQSNLGGALQARKALTPFTALRGEYRLENININNLTGNYGNGQGVTPQQQQQGAIQNAANNSPYTKSCILLGIDFDNRDSLFLTRKGQSINLTGFVAGGGLGGTVQDYGISLDAKKYFPLPWDMILLTKGSVGVVNTWGSGTQGTNTPPIFDELYLGGANDMRGFVFRGVGPKDFYGNPVGGSTSVYGTAELTFPIIPRLRGAIFTDWGYVNANSWDINPQSVTATANGQSYTSGGLNGDVGIGARIDLPIGPIRVDWGYPVMTDSWNRTSGQFQFNVGYTF, encoded by the coding sequence ATGAAGTTCCTTCGTCTTTTCTGGTTTGCACGACTTTTGGTTGTGACGATTTTGGTGTTTTTGCCGGGAGCACGTTTGGATGCCCAAGTTCCCGGTCAGGCTCCGTTGATTCAGGAGATCAATGTCCAGTTCGTAGGACCGACCACGCTCAGCAAGCAACGTGTCTTGGACAATCTGGCGACCAAGCCGGGGGCGCTTTATAACGATCGTCTTGTCGAGGAGGATATCAAGTCTCTCTACGCCACGGGTCAGGTCTCCAACGCCCGTATTTTCGCAGAACCGACCAGCGGGGGACTGAAGGTTACCGTCCTTCTCCAGGGGCGGGCTACCGTGGGGGAGGTGATTATCGAGGGGGCGGAGGCCATTCCCAACACGAAGATCCGCAAGGAAATCGCGACCAAGCCGGGCGAGCCCCTCAGCGACGAGCGGCTCAACGATGACCGCCAGAAGATTCTGAAGCTTTACGAGGACAAGAATTACACCGACGTGAAGGTCGATACGAAGTCCACGGAGCTTCCCGACAAGAAGATGAAGGTAGCCTTCCTGATCAACGAAGGACCGAAGCTCGTCATTCGCCGCATCTCCTTCACCGGAAATGATTCCGTCCTTCCGAAGGATCTGATGAAGGTCATGAAAACCAAGACGGCCAACCTGCTTTCCTTTCTGACCAAGGCGGGTCGCCTTACCCCATCTCAGATGGACGAGGATAAGGAGGCGATTCGCGCTCTCTACCAGAACAAGGGATTTGCAGACATGCGTATTTCTGATGTCCAGACCACGCCGCTGCTTAACGGCAAGGGTGTCGATCTGGTGATTTCCATATCCGAGGGAACGCAGTACCGGGTCAACAAGCTTGCCATCGATGGTGCCACCATCGTGGCTCCAGCTGATCTGGTTCGCTACCTTAAGATGAGGACCGGATCCCTCTACACGCCGGAAGGTATGGGTGCTGATCTTAAGAAAATCCGCGATTACTACGGTTCACGAGGCTATGTCGACATGGTCGCCCAACCGCAGATCACACCCGCTGGCCAAGGACAGATCGATCTCACGTACCGCGTAGATGAAGGAGTTCAGTCGTACGTGAATCTGATCAATGTTCAGGGTAATACGAAGACCAAGGACAAAGTCATCCGCCGCGAATTGGCCGTCCAACCCGGAGGGATCTTCGACACCACGCTGGTCGACGTCAGCAAGACTCGGTTGATGAATCTCAATTACTTTTCGAAGGTCGACACAGTCCCTGTCGACACCTTGGTTCCGGGCCGCAAGGATCTCGATGTCATCGTCGAAGAGAAAAAGACCGGATCTTTCAATTTCGGAGCCGGCTTCAGCTCCATCGATAGTTTGGTTGGATTTGCCGAAATGCAGCAGTCCAACTTCGACCTCTTCAACTGGCCCAACTTCACCGGTGCCGGGCAGCGTTTCCGTATCCGCGGCCAGTACGGTCTGCAGCGTCAGGATTTCACCCTGTCACTCACCGAGCCATGGTTCATGGGGTACAAGGTCTCCGTGGGCGGCGAGTTTTACTACCATGCCGCCACCTTCCTGAGTCCTGTCTACAGCCAGTCGAACCTCGGCGGAGCGCTTCAAGCCCGCAAGGCACTGACTCCCTTCACTGCGCTGCGCGGAGAATACCGACTTGAGAATATCAACATAAACAATTTAACAGGCAATTACGGAAACGGTCAGGGGGTGACTCCGCAACAGCAGCAACAGGGGGCCATACAGAATGCCGCCAACAACTCCCCCTACACCAAGAGTTGCATCTTACTCGGGATTGATTTTGATAACCGAGACAGTCTCTTCCTTACCCGCAAGGGGCAGTCGATTAACCTGACCGGATTCGTGGCAGGAGGCGGGCTTGGCGGAACGGTTCAGGATTACGGCATCTCGCTCGATGCCAAGAAATACTTTCCCCTTCCGTGGGACATGATTCTCCTCACAAAGGGTTCCGTGGGTGTTGTGAATACTTGGGGAAGTGGCACTCAGGGGACAAATACTCCACCAATCTTCGACGAACTCTACCTTGGTGGTGCCAATGACATGCGCGGCTTCGTCTTCAGAGGTGTTGGTCCCAAGGATTTTTACGGAAATCCTGTCGGCGGCAGCACCTCGGTCTATGGAACCGCAGAGTTGACCTTTCCGATCATCCCGCGTCTTCGAGGAGCGATCTTTACAGATTGGGGTTATGTAAACGCCAATTCGTGGGATATCAACCCACAGTCCGTTACCGCCACTGCAAATGGGCAATCTTACACTTCCGGCGGACTGAACGGCGACGTCGGTATCGGAGCCCGTATCGACTTGCCGATTGGACCGATCCGTGTCGACTGGGGTTATCCAGTCATGACCGACTCATGGAATAGGACAAGCGGCCAGTTCCAATTTAATGTTGGCTACACCTTCTAG
- a CDS encoding OmpH family outer membrane protein: MTSITRISLLAALFVLGGAGFANAQVKFGTVDMNRVFSEYYKTKDAQTKYADAEKAANDDLNGRVETLKASMKDISQLNTDIQKPDLAKDDADAKKKDLQTKVAAARALDKEIADYRSSKQKGLQDQFLRMRKDIVDDIMKTVNDLVKAKGYDIVFDKSGLSAGAVPVVLYSRDDLDFSQDVITALNKNAPAKAAAAK; encoded by the coding sequence ATGACATCCATCACCCGTATCTCTTTGCTCGCGGCACTTTTCGTTCTTGGTGGTGCGGGTTTCGCCAACGCACAGGTCAAGTTCGGTACAGTCGACATGAACCGTGTCTTCAGCGAGTATTACAAGACTAAGGATGCTCAGACCAAGTATGCCGATGCCGAGAAGGCAGCTAATGACGACCTGAATGGACGCGTGGAAACCCTCAAGGCCAGCATGAAGGATATCAGTCAGCTGAATACCGACATCCAGAAACCCGACCTGGCCAAAGATGATGCTGATGCCAAGAAGAAGGATCTGCAGACCAAGGTGGCTGCCGCCCGCGCACTCGACAAGGAGATTGCCGACTATCGCAGCTCCAAGCAGAAGGGACTTCAGGACCAGTTCCTCCGTATGCGCAAGGACATCGTCGACGACATCATGAAGACCGTGAACGATCTCGTGAAAGCCAAGGGCTATGACATCGTCTTTGATAAGTCCGGGCTGAGCGCTGGTGCCGTGCCTGTTGTTCTCTATTCCCGGGATGATCTCGATTTCAGTCAGGATGTGATCACGGCACTGAACAAGAACGCTCCGGCCAAGGCAGCCGCAGCCAAATAA
- the lpxD gene encoding UDP-3-O-(3-hydroxymyristoyl)glucosamine N-acyltransferase, with translation MRLLELAALAGFEAPTGSGDLEITGVASLQEARPGDITFFGNPRYLAQLRLSKASAVFVPLEFGGEIGPVLLKVENPSGAFASVVAAFAPPEVAAEPGIHPSAVVSPSARLGERVSVGPQAVIGESAVIGSGSVIGAGCLIGSEVHLGEGCHLHPGAIIRERCILGNRVILQPGAVIGSCGFGYEFKEGRHVKIPQTGIVEIGDDVEIGANTTVDRARFGRTVIGEGSKIDNLVQIAHNVQIGSHTIICSQVGISGSTLIGSYVTLAGQVGLAGHIEIGDKAVLGAKAGVSKNVPAGSMLIGAPAKPMKEFKQTNFYISQLHKLYDRVKELEKLVQK, from the coding sequence ATGAGACTGCTGGAATTAGCAGCGCTCGCGGGATTCGAGGCCCCAACCGGTTCGGGCGACTTGGAAATCACAGGTGTTGCTTCCTTGCAGGAGGCTCGCCCGGGTGACATCACTTTCTTCGGAAATCCCCGCTATCTGGCCCAACTCCGTCTCAGCAAGGCTAGTGCAGTTTTCGTTCCTCTGGAGTTCGGTGGGGAGATCGGGCCGGTACTACTGAAGGTTGAGAATCCCTCCGGGGCCTTTGCCTCCGTGGTGGCAGCCTTCGCGCCACCCGAAGTGGCGGCTGAACCAGGTATCCATCCTTCTGCCGTCGTCTCTCCTTCCGCACGACTTGGGGAACGGGTTTCCGTGGGACCTCAGGCCGTGATCGGGGAGTCAGCTGTGATTGGTTCCGGTTCCGTGATTGGAGCTGGATGCCTCATCGGCAGTGAGGTGCATCTCGGTGAGGGATGTCATTTACATCCCGGAGCGATCATCCGCGAGCGTTGCATTCTGGGCAACCGCGTCATTCTTCAACCGGGTGCAGTCATCGGATCGTGTGGATTCGGCTACGAGTTCAAGGAGGGACGCCATGTTAAGATTCCTCAGACCGGCATTGTTGAGATCGGTGATGACGTCGAGATCGGGGCCAATACCACCGTCGACCGCGCCCGCTTCGGACGCACCGTCATCGGCGAGGGGAGCAAGATCGATAATCTGGTACAGATCGCCCACAATGTGCAGATCGGTTCTCACACCATCATCTGCTCCCAAGTCGGGATCTCTGGCAGCACGCTGATCGGGTCTTATGTCACTCTCGCCGGGCAGGTCGGCCTCGCCGGGCATATCGAAATCGGTGATAAGGCCGTGCTGGGAGCCAAGGCCGGTGTCTCCAAGAACGTCCCAGCGGGCTCGATGTTGATCGGCGCCCCTGCAAAGCCGATGAAAGAGTTCAAGCAGACAAACTTCTATATTTCCCAGCTTCACAAACTCTACGATAGGGTTAAGGAGCTCGAAAAGTTGGTGCAAAAGTAA
- the gyrA gene encoding DNA gyrase subunit A gives MYNQNEKVEPIDVAEEISRSFLDYSMSVIISRALPDARDGLKPSQRRILFAMSELGVMPTRKHLKCAKIVGETMGNYHPHGDQAIYPTLVHMAQTWAMRETLIEGQGNFGSVEGDPPASMRYTEARLRPLGAVLMEDMDHDTVDFVPNYDDTREEPTVFPASIPNLLVNGGTGIAVGMATNIPPHNLGETIDAVCAQVDNPDITLDELMKHIKGPDFPTGCQLCGVGGIRQYFETGRGSVKVRGRAGVEEIKGGREQIVITEIPYNVNRATLVERIAGLVNEKIITDISAIRDESDENTRVVIELKRDAIPKVVINNLYKHTALESSFSISMLAIDRGRPKLLSLKEAIACFIEHRREVILRRTRFLLREAETRAEKLEGYLIALANLDNFIKIIRDSQNRDEARTRLLAIEFSKKEIEKFGILLRQESRLNDKGQYCFSEPQADAILELRLYQLTGLERDKLNAEYQQLLSTIADLVDILAREERVFTIIKTELKAIRDKHAGPRLTELVPEEGEISIEDLIANEGCIITVTHKGFIKRTAVSAYRSQKRGGKGVIGMTTREAQTDAEEGDFVEHLFTASTHDYLVFFTKTGRCYVERVHEIPEMSRTAKGRSIANILNFQSGEQVAATLRIESTTSGGAGGVETTWNPEKHIFFATRSGIVKKSNLGDFSNIRKGGIIAIEIEEGDVLISASLTDGHDEVVLVTKEGMSIRFSEEELRDQGRKTVGVWGIRPNKGDEVVSVSLVRNDCMLLVAGENGIGKRTSFEEYRKQSRGGKGIITMKTGDKVGCVVGALSVTDSDEIMLITSGGQMVRTPVDKIRETGRNAMGVRLINLPEGEKLQGIAPVVSQKEDEVIEG, from the coding sequence TTGTATAACCAGAACGAAAAAGTCGAACCGATCGATGTTGCCGAAGAGATCTCTAGATCCTTCCTCGACTACTCCATGTCGGTCATCATTTCCCGGGCGCTTCCCGATGCTCGCGACGGTCTGAAGCCCTCGCAGCGCCGCATCCTGTTTGCCATGAGCGAGCTCGGGGTGATGCCGACCCGCAAGCATCTCAAGTGCGCCAAGATCGTCGGCGAGACCATGGGTAACTATCACCCCCATGGTGACCAGGCGATCTATCCCACTCTCGTCCACATGGCCCAGACCTGGGCAATGCGCGAGACCCTTATCGAGGGTCAGGGCAACTTCGGTTCCGTCGAAGGTGATCCTCCGGCCTCCATGCGTTATACCGAGGCACGCCTGCGGCCCCTTGGCGCCGTCCTCATGGAGGACATGGACCACGACACGGTCGATTTCGTTCCGAACTACGATGACACCCGCGAGGAGCCGACCGTTTTCCCAGCCTCGATCCCGAACCTTCTCGTCAATGGCGGCACTGGCATCGCGGTCGGCATGGCGACCAATATACCTCCGCATAACCTCGGTGAGACCATCGACGCGGTCTGTGCCCAGGTTGATAATCCCGACATCACGCTCGACGAGTTGATGAAGCACATCAAGGGTCCTGACTTCCCGACGGGATGTCAGCTCTGCGGCGTCGGCGGTATCAGGCAATACTTCGAGACAGGGCGTGGCTCCGTGAAGGTCCGAGGACGCGCCGGCGTCGAGGAGATCAAGGGCGGTCGCGAGCAGATCGTCATCACCGAGATTCCCTACAACGTCAACCGGGCTACTCTTGTCGAGCGCATCGCTGGTCTCGTGAACGAGAAGATCATCACCGACATCAGCGCTATCCGCGATGAGTCCGATGAGAACACCCGTGTTGTCATCGAGCTCAAACGGGATGCTATTCCGAAGGTCGTCATCAACAACCTCTACAAGCACACCGCACTCGAGTCCTCCTTCTCCATCTCGATGCTGGCCATCGACCGAGGTCGTCCGAAGCTCCTTTCGCTCAAGGAAGCCATCGCCTGCTTCATCGAGCACCGCCGCGAGGTTATCCTTCGTCGCACCCGCTTCCTCCTCCGCGAGGCCGAGACCCGTGCCGAGAAGCTCGAGGGCTACCTGATCGCCCTCGCGAATCTCGACAATTTCATCAAGATCATCCGCGATTCCCAGAACCGCGACGAGGCCCGCACCCGCCTGTTGGCCATCGAGTTCTCGAAGAAGGAGATCGAGAAATTCGGCATCCTGCTTCGTCAGGAATCCCGGCTCAATGACAAGGGACAGTACTGCTTCAGCGAGCCTCAGGCCGATGCCATCCTCGAGCTGCGCCTCTACCAGCTCACCGGCCTCGAGCGCGACAAGCTGAACGCCGAGTATCAGCAGCTTCTCTCCACAATCGCCGATCTGGTCGACATCCTTGCCCGCGAGGAGCGCGTCTTCACGATCATCAAGACCGAACTGAAGGCGATCCGTGACAAGCACGCCGGCCCCCGCCTCACTGAGCTTGTCCCCGAGGAGGGAGAGATCTCCATCGAGGACTTGATCGCCAACGAAGGCTGCATCATTACTGTCACTCACAAGGGATTCATTAAGCGCACAGCCGTCAGCGCCTACCGCTCGCAGAAGCGCGGTGGCAAGGGGGTCATCGGAATGACCACGCGTGAGGCTCAGACCGATGCCGAGGAGGGCGATTTCGTCGAGCATCTCTTTACCGCCAGCACGCATGACTACCTTGTCTTCTTCACAAAGACAGGCCGCTGCTATGTCGAGAGGGTACATGAGATTCCCGAAATGAGCCGCACGGCCAAGGGCCGCTCCATCGCGAACATCCTCAACTTCCAGTCGGGTGAACAGGTCGCCGCCACACTCCGCATCGAGTCGACCACCAGCGGCGGTGCAGGAGGTGTCGAGACCACCTGGAATCCCGAGAAGCATATCTTCTTCGCTACCCGCAGTGGCATCGTGAAGAAGTCGAACCTCGGGGACTTCTCCAACATCCGCAAGGGAGGCATCATCGCCATCGAGATCGAGGAAGGGGATGTGCTCATCTCTGCCTCTCTCACGGACGGCCACGACGAGGTCGTCCTGGTTACCAAGGAGGGCATGAGTATCCGCTTTAGCGAGGAGGAGCTCCGCGACCAAGGGCGCAAGACCGTTGGCGTCTGGGGCATTCGTCCTAATAAAGGCGACGAAGTCGTCTCCGTCAGCCTTGTCCGCAACGACTGCATGCTACTTGTGGCAGGCGAGAACGGCATCGGCAAACGCACCTCCTTCGAGGAGTACCGCAAGCAATCGCGCGGCGGCAAAGGCATCATCACCATGAAGACCGGAGACAAGGTGGGTTGCGTGGTCGGAGCGCTCTCCGTCACTGATTCGGACGAGATCATGCTGATCACCTCCGGTGGTCAGATGGTTCGCACCCCTGTCGACAAAATCCGCGAAACCGGACGGAATGCCATGGGTGTACGTCTGATCAATCTGCCCGAGGGTGAGAAGTTGCAGGGGATTGCGCCGGTGGTATCACAAAAAGAAGACGAAGTCATAGAAGGCTAG
- the rpsR gene encoding 30S ribosomal protein S18: MSTPKTEQRSRNFRRANRCMPRRRLDVSTDAIDFKNPDLLRKFTTEAGKILPRRMTGLAAHLHRKITREIKRSRAALLMK, from the coding sequence ATGAGCACACCAAAGACAGAACAGCGCAGCCGCAACTTCCGCCGCGCCAACCGATGCATGCCCCGCCGTCGCCTCGACGTCTCCACAGACGCAATCGACTTTAAGAACCCCGACCTCCTTCGCAAGTTCACCACCGAGGCCGGTAAGATCCTTCCCCGTCGTATGACCGGCCTTGCCGCACACCTGCACCGCAAGATCACCCGCGAGATCAAGCGCTCACGCGCCGCTCTCCTGATGAAGTAA
- the rpmG gene encoding 50S ribosomal protein L33, whose protein sequence is MPRDIIIIECTEAVAEGKPVSRYITTRNKKSLNTPGRLEKKKYNPNLKRHTLHRETK, encoded by the coding sequence ATGCCACGCGACATCATCATCATTGAGTGCACCGAAGCGGTTGCCGAAGGCAAGCCCGTCTCCCGCTACATCACGACCCGCAACAAGAAGAGCCTCAATACTCCGGGCCGACTTGAGAAAAAGAAGTACAATCCAAATCTCAAGCGCCATACACTCCATCGCGAGACCAAGTAA
- a CDS encoding TraR/DksA C4-type zinc finger protein encodes MASKKPAKKAPAKKAAAPKKASVKAAKPAAKAVKALKKAPAKAVAKKPAPKVIKPTKPSAKKPLAKKAAAKMVSKISKPALQKAAPKKVAKPAITLSKAPSVKSKAKSSKSKAPVSSNERVLAQQFVIKPKVNKNLKLTPFLTKQRQRLLELKDTLLDAMRGVARDNLHAGTETSAFGMHQADAGSDAYDRDFALSMLSKEQGSLYEIDEALKRVEDGSYGVCDLCQKPIKHERLEALPFTRYTVDCQAGLEKNQHHNSARPQITSLFGLTEEESESEEDDTTETS; translated from the coding sequence ATGGCATCCAAAAAACCTGCTAAAAAGGCCCCGGCCAAGAAAGCCGCCGCACCGAAGAAAGCTTCCGTGAAGGCTGCAAAACCAGCAGCTAAGGCCGTGAAAGCGCTCAAGAAAGCTCCTGCCAAAGCAGTCGCCAAGAAACCTGCCCCAAAGGTCATCAAGCCCACAAAGCCCTCAGCCAAAAAGCCGCTTGCCAAGAAAGCCGCAGCGAAGATGGTTTCCAAGATTTCCAAACCCGCCCTCCAAAAAGCAGCTCCCAAAAAAGTTGCGAAACCGGCGATCACACTTTCCAAGGCTCCCTCGGTTAAGAGTAAAGCGAAGTCCTCCAAGTCCAAGGCACCCGTCTCTTCCAATGAGCGCGTTCTGGCCCAGCAATTTGTTATCAAGCCCAAGGTCAACAAGAACCTAAAACTCACCCCTTTCCTGACCAAGCAGCGTCAGCGTCTCCTCGAACTCAAGGACACCCTCCTTGACGCCATGAGAGGAGTTGCCCGAGACAACCTGCACGCCGGCACCGAGACCTCCGCCTTCGGCATGCATCAGGCCGATGCCGGTAGCGATGCCTACGACCGCGACTTCGCCCTCAGCATGCTCTCCAAGGAACAGGGATCGCTTTACGAGATTGACGAGGCCCTCAAAAGAGTCGAAGATGGAAGTTACGGAGTCTGCGATCTCTGCCAAAAGCCGATCAAACACGAGCGACTCGAGGCTCTGCCTTTCACCCGTTACACGGTGGATTGCCAGGCAGGTTTGGAGAAAAACCAGCACCATAACAGTGCTCGTCCCCAGATCACCTCATTGTTCGGACTGACTGAAGAAGAGTCCGAGAGCGAAGAGGACGACACCACCGAAACCAGCTAA